The genomic DNA TTCGTTGGTGCTTTGCCGATGTCGTGGAGAAGTGCTGCCCACCTTAACCACAGATTATCAGTGTATTGGGAGATATTGTCCACCACTTCCAAAGTGTGGTAAAAATTGTCTTTATGAGTTTGTCCATCAATTTCATCAATGCCTTTAAGGGCGGTAAGTTCTGGGATGATGAGTGCCATCAGTCCTGTTTGCTCCATTAACTTTAAGCCAATAGAAGGCTTTTCAGAACTCATAATTTTATTAAATTCCACCATAATCCGCTCTACAGAAACAATTTTAATCCGCTCGGCTTCTTGGGAAATCGCAGCTAAAGATGATGGCTCAATCTGAAACTGAAGAGTAGAGGCAAAGCGAATAGCACGCATCATTCTTAGAGGGTCATCGGTGTAGGTTTTTACAGGTTCTAAAGGCGTTCTCAGTGTTTTATTTTGCAAATCTTCTTTGCCGTTAAAAGGGTCTATCAAGGCACCAAAATCCTCCGAATTAAGAGAAATCGCCATGGCATTTACAGTAAAATCTCTCCTTTTTTGGTCGTCTTCCAAACTGCCAGCTTCCACCTCGGGGTTTCGGCTATTTTCGGTATAACTTTCCTTTCTTGCACCTACAAACTCCAATTCTACCCCTTTCCATTTAAACATTGCGGTACCATAATTTTTGAAAATGGAGACTTTCAAATCAGGAGAAAGTGCGTTAGCCACAGCTTTTGCTAAATCGATGCCGCTTTGTTCGGTTACAAAATCAATATCCGTGGGCACGGCTCTCTTCATCAGTAAATCCCGAACATAGCCCCCAACCACATAGACCGATTGTCCGCGATCGGCTGCCACTTTTGAGATGATTTTAAAAAGTTTAAGGTGTTTATTTTGACTAAGATTGATGTGCATTACTGTATTTTAGAATATTCTGCAAAGATAAAAAACACAAAGTAAAACCTTAGGATAATACTAAAAAAT from Riemerella columbina includes the following:
- a CDS encoding CCA tRNA nucleotidyltransferase, whose amino-acid sequence is MHINLSQNKHLKLFKIISKVAADRGQSVYVVGGYVRDLLMKRAVPTDIDFVTEQSGIDLAKAVANALSPDLKVSIFKNYGTAMFKWKGVELEFVGARKESYTENSRNPEVEAGSLEDDQKRRDFTVNAMAISLNSEDFGALIDPFNGKEDLQNKTLRTPLEPVKTYTDDPLRMMRAIRFASTLQFQIEPSSLAAISQEAERIKIVSVERIMVEFNKIMSSEKPSIGLKLMEQTGLMALIIPELTALKGIDEIDGQTHKDNFYHTLEVVDNISQYTDNLWLRWAALLHDIGKAPTKKFVESTGWTFHGHEFIGSKMVKPLFQRLKLPLGNDLKYVQKMVKLSSRPIALITDDTSDAALRRLLFDAGEDLEDLFTLCKADITTKNAKKQERYKKNFEYVAKKIKEVEEKDHIRNFQPPVSGEEIMLWFGLKPGREIGILKEKVKEAILEGEIPNDPIAAKNLVFKEAEKLGL